In Candidatus Vicinibacter proximus, the following are encoded in one genomic region:
- a CDS encoding OmpA family protein: MKNIIMIDTKPYNTGSHYQTLMKITLIIVLFMATLQLHLTAQSFEYTKPSWWIGAAAGANLNFNRGSTQELNAEFTSPVAFHNGFGAGLFLAPLVEYQAPGSMFGFGFQAGYDSRKGKFDQVITPCDCPADLSTKLSYITVEPSLKFAPFKSNFYLFGGPRIAFLIDNSFTYKLGINPAYPDQLPNPDVKGDLSNTNKTLLSMQIGAGYDIPMCSQNHQIQSMISPFVAFQPYFGQSPRSIETWNLTTVRVGAAIKFGRGKKIPLPAIILMEDPVFKFTIISPENIPVSRRVRETFPVLNYVYFDGESTEISDRYVLLNKNQVKDFKEDQLEVFKPKKLSGRSDREMVVYYNVLNILGDRMQKEPSSDIILVGSSIKGIDHGKLMASSVKEYLVNIFALNPSRISIEGRDKPKIPSEQPGGTLELDLLREGDQRVSIESNSPALLMEFQSGKEMLLRPIQINSIQEAPLDSYVSFNVEGATQAFTSWNIEIKDSKGKIQSFGPYHKDLVTIPGKTILGERPEGDFVVTMKGIREDGKIVSQSNKVHMVLWKPDENEQGIRYSVIYEFNESKAISIYEKYLTEVVAKKIPVGAKVIIHGHTDAIGEEANNQKLSLARALDVKTILSASQALEGRNDVIFEAMGMGEDDTFAPFGNKFPEERAYNRTVIIDIIPNKER, from the coding sequence ATGAAAAATATTATAATGATAGATACAAAACCTTACAATACAGGGTCGCACTATCAAACTCTTATGAAGATTACTTTAATAATTGTTTTGTTTATGGCAACACTTCAATTACACTTAACCGCACAATCATTTGAATACACTAAACCTTCCTGGTGGATAGGCGCAGCAGCGGGTGCAAATTTAAATTTTAACAGAGGATCTACGCAAGAGTTGAATGCGGAATTTACCTCACCAGTTGCCTTTCACAATGGGTTTGGTGCAGGTTTATTTCTGGCTCCTTTAGTAGAATATCAGGCGCCCGGCTCAATGTTTGGCTTTGGATTTCAGGCAGGGTACGACAGTCGAAAAGGCAAATTCGATCAGGTAATCACACCCTGTGATTGTCCTGCGGACTTGAGTACAAAGTTGAGTTATATCACCGTGGAACCTAGTTTGAAATTTGCTCCTTTTAAATCAAATTTCTATTTGTTTGGTGGGCCGCGTATTGCTTTCTTAATAGATAATTCTTTTACTTATAAATTAGGCATTAATCCTGCCTATCCGGATCAACTGCCCAATCCAGATGTAAAGGGGGATTTAAGTAATACAAACAAGACTTTATTATCTATGCAAATTGGAGCGGGATATGACATTCCAATGTGTTCACAGAATCATCAGATTCAATCTATGATTTCTCCATTTGTTGCGTTTCAACCTTACTTCGGTCAATCTCCTAGATCAATTGAAACCTGGAATTTGACAACGGTAAGAGTTGGCGCTGCAATAAAATTTGGAAGAGGAAAGAAAATTCCTCTTCCGGCAATTATCTTAATGGAAGATCCTGTATTTAAATTCACCATCATTTCCCCAGAAAATATTCCTGTTTCCAGGAGAGTGAGAGAGACTTTTCCTGTATTAAACTATGTTTATTTTGATGGAGAGTCTACAGAAATTTCAGATCGATACGTGTTATTAAATAAAAATCAAGTAAAAGACTTTAAAGAAGATCAACTTGAAGTTTTTAAACCTAAAAAACTGTCAGGACGTTCGGACCGTGAGATGGTTGTGTACTATAATGTACTAAATATCTTAGGAGACAGAATGCAAAAAGAACCTTCATCGGATATCATTTTGGTTGGTTCTTCCATCAAAGGAATTGATCATGGTAAGTTAATGGCGTCATCTGTAAAAGAGTATTTGGTGAATATATTTGCCTTAAATCCGAGTCGTATTAGCATAGAAGGGCGAGATAAACCAAAAATACCATCTGAACAACCCGGAGGAACTTTGGAACTTGATCTGCTTCGTGAAGGGGATCAAAGAGTATCCATTGAAAGTAATTCTCCGGCACTTTTGATGGAGTTTCAAAGTGGTAAGGAAATGTTGTTGAGGCCTATTCAAATTAATTCCATCCAGGAGGCTCCTTTGGATAGTTATGTTTCATTTAACGTTGAAGGGGCTACACAAGCTTTTACATCATGGAATATAGAAATAAAAGATAGTAAGGGCAAAATTCAAAGTTTTGGACCTTACCACAAAGATCTGGTTACCATTCCGGGTAAAACCATTTTAGGAGAAAGACCTGAGGGAGATTTTGTGGTAACTATGAAAGGGATAAGGGAAGATGGTAAGATTGTTTCACAAAGCAATAAGGTTCATATGGTCCTTTGGAAACCGGATGAAAATGAACAGGGCATTAGATATAGTGTGATTTATGAATTTAATGAGTCAAAAGCAATTTCAATTTATGAAAAATATCTCACCGAAGTGGTTGCAAAAAAAATACCTGTAGGTGCTAAAGTTATCATACATGGTCACACAGATGCCATTGGAGAGGAAGCCAACAATCAAAAATTATCACTGGCCAGGGCATTGGATGTGAAAACAATATTGTCTGCAAGTCAGGCATTGGAAGGAAGAAATGATGTTATTTTTGAAGCCATGGGTATGGGAGAGGACGATACGTTTGCACCATTTGGCAACAAATTTCCAGAAGAAAGAGCCTATAATCGCACAGTAATTATAGACATTATTCCAAATAAAGAAAGGTAG